One region of Hymenobacter sediminicola genomic DNA includes:
- a CDS encoding LacI family DNA-binding transcriptional regulator has protein sequence MAKGNKRISISDLAEQLGLSISTISRALNNASDVSEATRQQVWALAEKLNYRPNTLAAALRKGRSNMLGVIVPHINGAFFPAVVHGIEEVASKAGFSVMICQSNEDEAQEKKHIEALLNAQVDGVLVSMSNTTRDLSHFEKVRHQATPLVFFDRMPALQNACGVVVDDYRGAYQVMEHLIKQGCRRIAHLAGPQTINTTFDRHRAYHDALLAHNLPYNAQLVIPLAGSGTAAGAAAMQQLLARTPRPDAVFSAYDFAAAGALQAIEEHGLRVPQDMALVGFSNEPFTTMIKPQLTSVDQRGQLMGEVAVQLFLQILKRTEYFTGQRIVLKPTLIIRNSSLREQIGASLV, from the coding sequence ATGGCCAAGGGAAATAAGCGCATCTCCATTTCTGATTTAGCGGAGCAACTGGGCCTGTCCATCTCCACTATTTCGCGGGCGCTCAACAATGCTTCTGATGTGAGTGAAGCAACCCGGCAGCAGGTGTGGGCTCTGGCCGAAAAGCTCAACTACCGCCCCAACACACTGGCTGCTGCGTTGCGCAAAGGCCGCAGCAACATGCTGGGCGTGATTGTACCGCACATCAACGGGGCGTTTTTCCCGGCGGTGGTGCACGGCATCGAGGAAGTAGCCAGCAAAGCAGGCTTCAGCGTCATGATCTGCCAGTCAAATGAAGACGAGGCCCAGGAAAAAAAGCACATCGAGGCCTTGCTCAATGCGCAGGTCGACGGCGTGCTGGTCTCCATGTCGAACACTACGCGTGACCTGAGCCATTTCGAGAAGGTGCGGCACCAAGCTACTCCGCTCGTGTTTTTCGACAGAATGCCCGCCCTGCAGAATGCCTGCGGTGTGGTAGTAGACGATTATCGGGGTGCCTACCAGGTGATGGAGCATCTAATTAAGCAGGGCTGCCGGCGCATTGCGCATCTGGCCGGTCCGCAAACCATCAACACCACCTTCGACCGGCACCGTGCCTACCACGATGCGCTACTGGCCCACAACCTGCCCTATAATGCGCAGCTGGTAATTCCGCTGGCGGGCTCCGGCACGGCCGCAGGCGCCGCAGCCATGCAGCAACTGCTGGCCCGCACGCCACGCCCAGACGCCGTGTTTTCAGCCTATGATTTTGCGGCCGCCGGAGCGCTGCAGGCCATAGAAGAGCACGGCTTGCGTGTGCCGCAGGATATGGCGCTGGTTGGCTTCAGCAACGAGCCCTTTACCACCATGATCAAGCCGCAACTGACCTCCGTGGATCAGCGAGGACAATTGATGGGCGAGGTAGCAGTACAGCTGTTCCTTCAGATTCTGAAGCGGACAGAGTATTTCACCGGTCAGCGTATCGTACTTAAGCCCACGCTCATTATCCGCAACTCTTCATTGCGGGAGCAGATTGGAGCTAGTCTTGTGTAA
- a CDS encoding voltage-gated chloride channel family protein, translating into MLLSTFFRHLPARLRGLESTATAVFLGRWLLFSVLVGVLAGSASAFFLVALDWATNWREQQPWVLALLPVAGMGIGLAYQYFGKQAVRGNNLILEEIDTPRAPIPLRLVPLVLGGTLATHLFGGSAGREGTAVQMGGALADQLTRLLRLRPRDRRLLLIAGMSAGFASVFGTPLAGAVFGLEVFLLGSIRYDAVLPAFLAAISADFVTRAWGVGHTQYPQLAAFPITPLGLGSTLLAGALFGLVARSFAVLTHWLSRQFGRIAYAPLRPVLGGALLVSIIWASGTTRYVGLGIPVIVEAFQLPLPPADFVWKLLLTALTLGCGFKGGEVTPLFFIGAALGSALAVVLPLPVALLAAMGFVGVFAGAANTPLACLLMGLELFGVQGAVYLALACVVAYLFSGHRGIYGAQVIGQAKHPRYGRHQGKRLNEL; encoded by the coding sequence ATGTTGCTCTCTACTTTCTTTCGTCACTTGCCTGCTCGCCTGCGTGGCCTGGAATCAACTGCTACTGCGGTGTTTCTGGGGCGTTGGCTGCTATTCAGCGTACTGGTTGGCGTGCTGGCTGGTTCGGCTTCAGCCTTTTTTCTGGTCGCACTCGACTGGGCGACGAACTGGCGCGAACAGCAACCGTGGGTGTTGGCGCTACTGCCCGTGGCCGGTATGGGAATTGGGCTGGCCTATCAGTATTTCGGCAAGCAAGCAGTACGTGGTAACAACCTGATTCTGGAGGAAATAGATACACCCCGTGCCCCGATTCCGTTGCGGCTGGTGCCGTTGGTGCTGGGCGGCACGCTGGCTACGCACCTGTTCGGCGGCTCTGCTGGCCGTGAGGGTACGGCCGTGCAAATGGGAGGTGCCCTGGCCGACCAGCTTACCCGCTTGCTGCGGCTGCGCCCCCGCGACCGGCGGCTGTTGCTGATTGCGGGCATGAGTGCAGGGTTTGCTTCGGTATTTGGAACGCCGCTGGCCGGAGCTGTATTCGGGCTGGAAGTGTTTCTGCTGGGTTCCATCCGCTACGATGCGGTGCTGCCCGCCTTCCTGGCTGCCATCAGCGCCGACTTCGTGACGCGGGCCTGGGGTGTAGGGCACACGCAGTATCCGCAGCTGGCCGCTTTCCCAATTACGCCGCTGGGGCTGGGCAGCACATTGCTGGCCGGCGCATTATTTGGGCTGGTAGCGCGCAGCTTTGCTGTACTTACGCACTGGCTCAGCCGGCAATTTGGGCGCATTGCGTATGCGCCGCTGCGGCCGGTGTTAGGTGGAGCGTTACTGGTGAGCATCATTTGGGCGTCGGGCACCACGCGCTATGTAGGCTTGGGCATACCTGTCATTGTGGAGGCGTTTCAGTTACCGTTGCCCCCGGCAGATTTTGTCTGGAAGCTGCTCCTGACGGCCCTCACGCTGGGTTGCGGGTTTAAGGGAGGAGAAGTAACACCGCTCTTTTTTATTGGTGCGGCCCTTGGGTCGGCGTTGGCGGTGGTGCTGCCGCTGCCGGTGGCGCTGCTGGCGGCCATGGGGTTTGTGGGCGTATTTGCGGGCGCCGCCAACACGCCGCTGGCCTGCCTGCTGATGGGGCTGGAGTTGTTCGGGGTGCAGGGCGCGGTGTATCTGGCGTTGGCATGCGTGGTGGCCTACCTGTTTTCCGGCCATCGGGGTATCTATGGTGCGCAGGTCATTGGGCAGGCCAAACACCCGCGCTACGGCCGGCATCAGGGCAAACGGCTGAATGAACTGTAG
- a CDS encoding HAD family hydrolase produces the protein MSRKLPNLLFDFGGVIINIDYQHTLEAMRRLHRHGSTIEFTQAAQSELFDLMETGRLTPQEFREGLRTTYELDATDEQLDAAWNALLLDVPAERLVLIAELRAQGHETALLSNTNQIHIEEINRVLRRQYGFEQGIADCLDRVFYSQQVGLRKPGEEIFQHALREMNWKAEETLFIEDSFQHIETARRLGLHTLFLAPPLTLTDALPAALRAFPDREYSAAPPLS, from the coding sequence ATGTCCCGGAAACTTCCCAATCTGCTGTTCGACTTTGGCGGTGTAATCATCAATATCGATTACCAGCACACGCTGGAAGCCATGCGCCGCCTGCACCGGCATGGCAGCACTATAGAATTTACTCAAGCAGCCCAATCCGAGCTGTTTGACCTGATGGAAACCGGCCGCCTGACGCCACAGGAGTTTCGGGAGGGCCTGCGGACCACATATGAGCTAGATGCTACCGACGAGCAATTGGATGCGGCCTGGAACGCGCTACTGCTGGACGTACCCGCTGAGCGGCTGGTACTTATTGCTGAGTTGCGCGCCCAGGGCCACGAAACAGCGCTGCTTTCTAACACCAACCAGATTCACATCGAGGAAATAAACCGTGTACTTCGTCGGCAGTACGGATTCGAGCAGGGCATTGCCGACTGCCTGGACCGAGTCTTCTACTCGCAGCAAGTGGGGCTGCGCAAGCCCGGCGAGGAGATTTTCCAGCATGCATTACGCGAGATGAACTGGAAAGCCGAAGAAACTCTTTTCATCGAGGACAGTTTTCAACATATAGAAACTGCCCGCCGGCTGGGCCTACACACCCTTTTTCTGGCCCCGCCGCTTACCCTCACCGACGCTCTGCCCGCTGCCCTCCGTGCCTTTCCCGACCGAGAATACTCCGCCGCTCCTCCCCTTTCCTGA
- a CDS encoding site-2 protease family protein, which translates to MPFPTENTPPLLPFPDAAAPPLSPAEDLEASFTRYEKPEPPRWRRYVLHLSLFLITLATTTLAGAEWVTGKVTFGAPGLTAAEVQQGLWFSLPFLAVLAVHEFGHYFTARRNGVRATLPFFIPFFTGYFNTIGTFGAIIRIKDRIFSRREFFDIGLAGPLAGFLVAVPVLIYGFTHLPPLDYLFQIHPDYRQYGAEYAQYVYRGGQGMALAQPLLYQGLEYLFADPTRLPHPNELMHYPVLMAGALALFFTALNLLPIGQLDGGHILYGLLGARRFNRLSAGLFVAFIFYAGLGLFSLQSDRQQWLYWGLPYFAYLFLVLRRVVPTPRRALFLSLGIWAAQLACTVAWPGILGNPGWLVFGLLLSRVMGIFHPAAPDETPLSPGRKVLGWLMLAIFALCFTPSPFKFM; encoded by the coding sequence GTGCCTTTCCCGACCGAGAATACTCCGCCGCTCCTCCCCTTTCCTGACGCAGCGGCTCCGCCTCTCTCACCTGCCGAAGACCTGGAGGCATCCTTCACCCGCTACGAGAAACCGGAGCCGCCGCGCTGGCGCCGCTACGTATTGCACCTAAGCCTATTTCTCATCACGCTGGCCACTACCACGCTGGCAGGCGCCGAGTGGGTGACCGGCAAAGTCACGTTCGGTGCGCCGGGGCTTACGGCCGCTGAAGTGCAGCAGGGGCTATGGTTTTCGCTGCCGTTTCTGGCAGTGCTGGCTGTGCACGAGTTCGGGCATTATTTCACAGCCCGTCGTAATGGCGTACGGGCTACGCTGCCCTTCTTCATTCCGTTTTTCACAGGCTATTTCAATACCATCGGCACATTTGGGGCCATCATCCGCATCAAGGACCGCATATTCTCGCGGCGGGAGTTCTTTGATATTGGGCTGGCGGGCCCGCTAGCCGGGTTTCTGGTTGCAGTACCCGTGCTGATTTACGGCTTCACTCACCTGCCGCCGCTCGACTACCTTTTTCAGATTCATCCTGATTACCGCCAGTACGGAGCCGAGTATGCTCAGTATGTATACCGAGGTGGCCAAGGGATGGCGCTGGCTCAGCCCCTGCTTTACCAAGGGCTTGAATATTTGTTTGCCGATCCTACCCGCCTGCCTCACCCCAACGAGCTCATGCACTATCCGGTGCTGATGGCCGGGGCACTGGCGTTGTTCTTCACGGCCCTCAACCTGCTGCCCATCGGCCAGCTGGATGGTGGCCATATCTTGTACGGGCTGCTTGGTGCCCGGCGCTTCAATCGGCTGTCGGCGGGGTTGTTTGTGGCCTTTATTTTTTATGCAGGCTTGGGGCTGTTTTCATTGCAGAGCGACAGGCAGCAGTGGCTGTATTGGGGCCTTCCGTACTTCGCTTACCTATTTCTGGTACTCCGGCGAGTAGTGCCCACGCCACGTCGGGCGCTATTTCTTAGCCTAGGAATATGGGCCGCCCAGCTGGCCTGCACGGTGGCTTGGCCGGGAATACTCGGCAACCCGGGCTGGCTGGTATTTGGGCTGCTGCTGAGTCGCGTAATGGGCATCTTTCACCCCGCTGCTCCCGACGAAACGCCACTTTCACCCGGCCGCAAGGTGCTGGGCTGGCTAATGTTGGCTATTTTTGCACTGTGCTTTACGCCCAGTCCTTTCAAATTTATGTAG
- a CDS encoding phosphoglycerate kinase, whose translation MQTLDQYNFAGKRAVVRVDFNVPLDKSFAITDDTRIRSATPTIKKILADGGSVVLLSHLGRPKGGPEDKYSLRHIVARLGQEYGQEVQFADDVLKAQEQAKALQPGQILLVENVRFYGEEEKGDAAFAEKLAPLGDVYVNDAFGAAHRKHASTAVMASHFAPKDRVAGYLLQSELDNAKKVLEHAERPFTAIMGGAKISDKIMLIEKLLDKVDNLLIGGGMAYTFAKAQGGHIGSSLLEADKMDLALSLIEKAKAKGVNLVLPTDSLIADKFANDAQTKVASNSEIPDGWMGLDLGPESSKAFAEVVRQSKTILWNGPMGVFEMSSFAKGTEAVAQAIADATEAGAFSLIGGGDSAAAVNQMGFTDKVSYISTGGGALLEYMEGKELPGVAALEGR comes from the coding sequence ATGCAAACCCTCGATCAGTACAACTTCGCCGGTAAGCGCGCCGTGGTGCGTGTTGACTTCAACGTGCCGCTCGACAAAAGCTTCGCCATCACCGACGATACCCGCATCCGCTCGGCTACTCCTACCATCAAGAAGATTCTGGCCGATGGCGGCTCGGTAGTGCTGCTCTCGCACCTGGGCCGGCCCAAAGGCGGCCCCGAGGATAAGTATTCGCTCCGGCACATTGTGGCCCGTCTTGGCCAAGAGTATGGTCAGGAAGTACAGTTTGCCGATGACGTGCTGAAGGCACAGGAGCAAGCCAAGGCGCTGCAGCCCGGCCAGATTCTGCTGGTAGAAAACGTGCGCTTCTATGGCGAGGAAGAGAAAGGCGACGCCGCATTTGCCGAAAAGCTGGCTCCGCTCGGCGACGTATATGTGAACGACGCCTTCGGGGCCGCGCACCGCAAGCACGCCTCTACGGCCGTAATGGCCAGCCACTTCGCGCCCAAGGACCGGGTGGCCGGCTACCTGCTGCAGAGTGAACTGGACAACGCCAAAAAGGTGCTGGAACACGCCGAGCGGCCCTTCACGGCTATCATGGGCGGCGCCAAAATATCCGACAAAATCATGCTGATTGAAAAGCTGCTCGATAAGGTGGACAACCTGCTGATCGGCGGCGGCATGGCCTACACGTTTGCCAAAGCGCAAGGCGGCCACATCGGCAGCTCGCTGCTGGAAGCCGACAAAATGGACTTGGCCCTGAGCCTGATTGAGAAGGCCAAAGCCAAGGGTGTGAATCTGGTGCTTCCCACCGACAGCCTCATTGCCGACAAATTTGCCAATGATGCCCAGACGAAAGTGGCCTCGAACAGCGAAATTCCTGACGGCTGGATGGGCCTCGACCTGGGTCCTGAGTCAAGCAAAGCGTTTGCCGAAGTGGTGCGCCAGTCGAAAACCATCCTCTGGAACGGCCCAATGGGCGTGTTTGAGATGAGCAGCTTCGCTAAGGGTACGGAGGCCGTAGCCCAAGCCATTGCCGATGCTACCGAAGCCGGCGCGTTCAGCCTCATCGGCGGCGGCGACTCGGCTGCGGCAGTCAACCAGATGGGCTTCACTGATAAAGTGAGCTACATCAGCACCGGTGGCGGCGCGCTGCTGGAGTATATGGAGGGCAAAGAATTGCCCGGCGTAGCCGCATTGGAAGGCCGCTAA
- a CDS encoding D-alanine--D-alanine ligase family protein: MKIGIFFGGPSREREISFAGGRTVYDNLDKALFEAVPVFVDSRGNFILLDWHYIYKGTIRDFYPPVSALPVSEHKLQVYLESLGELTQTEQDRIIAEVGRRVQPHELRDLMDFAFLALHGPAGEDGAIQGLLEWYGIPYSGSGILPSAFGIDKIAQKKLLHALGRPTPAFRVVTAEEWDAADPQATLDYLVRELGLPLVFKAPRQGSSIGISILREVDVAKFQAAMDRSLFRKTVTRDDWQRLSERDKLAWVQHLTDIRDGIGLPVVLDDEPTVIYHPEILLNTLSERLETADAVRLTNVDGESQVLVESFVHGREFSCIVVEDPSGKPLALPPTEIVKGEEMFDYRSKYLPGLSRKITPIDLPETEIQRIREACEEMFTTFGFQVYARLDGFLAQDGQLFLNDPNTTSGMLPASFFFHQAAEIGLNPSQFLTFLIRTSVAARRRGGMQPVRLAGLLARLDTAVASRAHEERTRTKVAVIMGGYSSERHISVESGRNIYEKLSSSVKYEPVPVFLAGNSQEFRLYVLPINVMLKDNADDIREKIEYAEAGHDLHPVLARIRREAEAITSTYAGQATAQPRRVSFEELADMVDEVFIALHGRPGEDGALQRELEKFGLPYNGSGADSSSVTINKFETNRRLREAGLRVAEHRMASRLEWQADAEGFYRSLETQFPYPFIAKPADDGCSSAVKKIKTRAELEAFTRLIFRDQEDLMPEDAATLHLGFKEEFPQKDAFLVETLISRDGAAHFLEVTGGLLTHFGPNGELQIEVFEASEALATGEVLSLEEKFLAGEGQNITPARYAPEPQERQRISEEVKAELRRVAEVLDIQGYARIDAFVRVRDNGAVEVLIIEVNSLPGMTPATCIFHQTALAGYTPYQFIDQILDFGKKRSEKLALKS; the protein is encoded by the coding sequence ATGAAAATTGGCATCTTCTTCGGCGGCCCGTCGCGTGAGCGGGAAATCAGCTTCGCGGGCGGCCGCACCGTATACGACAACCTCGACAAGGCGCTGTTTGAGGCCGTGCCTGTGTTCGTGGACAGCCGCGGCAACTTCATCTTGCTCGACTGGCACTACATCTATAAAGGCACCATCCGGGACTTTTACCCGCCGGTTTCGGCCCTGCCCGTTTCCGAGCACAAGCTTCAGGTGTATTTGGAAAGCCTGGGCGAGCTGACGCAGACCGAGCAGGACCGCATTATTGCAGAAGTAGGCCGCCGCGTGCAGCCCCACGAGCTGCGTGACTTGATGGATTTCGCCTTCCTGGCTCTGCACGGGCCGGCCGGCGAAGATGGCGCCATTCAGGGGCTGCTGGAATGGTACGGTATTCCGTATTCGGGTTCCGGCATCCTGCCCTCGGCTTTCGGTATTGATAAGATTGCGCAGAAAAAGCTGCTGCACGCGCTGGGCCGCCCCACGCCGGCTTTCCGCGTCGTGACGGCCGAAGAGTGGGACGCTGCTGACCCGCAGGCCACCCTCGACTACCTCGTGCGGGAACTAGGTTTGCCGCTGGTGTTCAAGGCACCACGCCAGGGCAGCAGCATTGGCATCAGCATCCTGCGCGAAGTAGATGTAGCCAAGTTCCAGGCCGCTATGGACCGCAGCCTGTTCCGCAAAACCGTGACTCGCGACGACTGGCAGCGCCTTTCGGAGCGCGACAAGCTGGCCTGGGTGCAGCACCTCACCGATATCCGCGACGGCATCGGGCTGCCAGTCGTGCTCGACGACGAGCCGACGGTGATTTACCATCCTGAAATACTGCTCAACACGCTCAGCGAGCGGCTGGAAACTGCTGACGCGGTACGCCTGACCAACGTGGATGGCGAGTCGCAGGTGTTGGTGGAAAGCTTCGTGCACGGCCGCGAGTTTTCGTGCATCGTGGTAGAAGACCCGAGCGGCAAGCCGCTGGCGCTGCCGCCCACGGAGATTGTGAAGGGCGAGGAAATGTTCGACTACCGCTCGAAATACCTTCCCGGTCTGTCGCGCAAAATCACCCCCATCGACCTGCCCGAAACCGAAATCCAGCGCATCCGGGAGGCCTGCGAGGAAATGTTCACCACGTTTGGCTTCCAGGTATACGCCCGCCTCGACGGCTTTCTGGCCCAGGACGGACAGCTGTTCCTCAACGACCCGAACACCACGTCGGGCATGCTGCCGGCTTCGTTCTTCTTCCATCAGGCCGCCGAAATCGGGCTCAATCCGTCGCAGTTCCTCACCTTCCTGATTCGCACGTCGGTGGCGGCGCGGCGGCGCGGCGGCATGCAGCCGGTGCGTCTGGCCGGCCTGCTCGCCCGCCTCGACACGGCTGTGGCTTCGCGGGCCCATGAGGAGCGCACCCGCACCAAAGTAGCCGTGATTATGGGTGGTTACTCGTCGGAGCGGCACATTTCGGTGGAAAGCGGCCGAAACATCTACGAGAAGCTCAGCTCCAGCGTGAAGTACGAGCCGGTGCCGGTGTTTCTGGCCGGCAACAGCCAAGAGTTCAGGCTGTATGTGCTGCCCATCAACGTGATGCTGAAGGACAACGCCGACGACATCCGGGAGAAAATAGAATACGCCGAGGCCGGCCACGACCTGCATCCGGTGCTGGCCCGCATCCGCCGCGAGGCTGAAGCAATTACTAGCACCTACGCCGGCCAAGCCACGGCGCAGCCGCGCCGCGTTTCGTTCGAGGAACTGGCCGACATGGTAGACGAGGTGTTTATTGCTTTGCACGGCCGCCCCGGCGAGGATGGTGCCCTACAGCGTGAGTTGGAAAAGTTCGGGCTACCCTACAACGGCTCGGGTGCCGATTCCAGCTCCGTTACCATCAACAAGTTCGAAACGAACCGCCGCCTCCGCGAAGCCGGGCTGCGCGTGGCCGAGCACCGCATGGCCAGCCGTCTGGAGTGGCAGGCCGATGCCGAAGGCTTCTACCGCAGCCTCGAAACGCAGTTCCCTTACCCCTTCATTGCCAAGCCCGCCGACGACGGCTGCTCCTCGGCCGTGAAGAAAATCAAGACCCGCGCCGAGCTGGAGGCTTTCACGCGCCTCATCTTCCGTGACCAGGAAGACCTGATGCCCGAGGATGCCGCCACACTCCACCTAGGCTTCAAGGAGGAGTTTCCGCAGAAGGATGCCTTCCTGGTGGAAACCTTGATTTCGCGCGATGGGGCAGCTCATTTCCTGGAAGTAACGGGCGGCCTACTCACGCACTTCGGACCCAATGGCGAGCTGCAGATTGAGGTGTTTGAGGCCTCGGAAGCCTTGGCGACAGGTGAGGTATTGAGCCTGGAGGAGAAGTTTCTGGCCGGCGAAGGCCAGAACATTACGCCAGCCCGCTACGCTCCGGAGCCGCAGGAGCGCCAGCGTATTTCGGAGGAAGTGAAAGCTGAACTGCGCCGCGTGGCCGAGGTGCTCGACATTCAGGGCTATGCCCGCATCGACGCGTTTGTGCGGGTGCGCGACAATGGCGCCGTGGAGGTACTTATTATTGAGGTGAACTCCCTGCCTGGCATGACGCCCGCCACCTGCATATTCCACCAGACTGCCTTGGCCGGCTATACGCCCTATCAGTTCATCGACCAGATTCTGGATTTTGGGAAGAAGAGAAGCGAAAAGCTGGCGCTGAAAAGCTAA
- a CDS encoding PASTA domain-containing protein, with the protein MLTPIDKMSFLKSDTPLDLVKHLLVIGVATAVLVFGFFFVYLPLTTNHGETIVVPKITGMNQADLEDYLDERNLRFYVDDSSYNPGTRPFTVLNQDPAPGEKVKEDRKIYITVAMKNPPVIKMPKLTDGSVKNAQMILSSYDLVVGQIKLVPNIQQNAVLRQLVGGKDIAPGAAIAKGTKVDLEVGDGLGNQEFPVPNLINMPADEATTLLVGQGLQLGEVFYQPAQDGETDGTVVKQRPVATPGATIRMGQLVDIWVAGDEPVKSVN; encoded by the coding sequence TTGCTCACTCCTATTGATAAGATGTCCTTTCTAAAATCTGATACGCCGCTTGACCTTGTAAAACACTTGCTGGTGATTGGCGTGGCCACAGCGGTACTGGTGTTTGGGTTCTTTTTCGTGTATCTGCCCCTCACCACCAACCACGGCGAAACCATAGTGGTGCCCAAAATCACGGGCATGAACCAAGCCGACCTGGAAGACTACCTCGACGAGCGGAACCTGCGGTTCTACGTCGATGACAGCTCCTACAACCCTGGTACCCGGCCGTTCACGGTGCTCAACCAAGACCCCGCGCCCGGCGAGAAGGTGAAGGAGGACCGGAAAATCTACATTACGGTGGCCATGAAAAACCCACCCGTCATCAAGATGCCCAAGCTGACCGATGGCTCAGTGAAAAATGCGCAGATGATTCTGAGCAGCTACGACTTGGTGGTGGGCCAGATCAAGCTGGTGCCCAACATTCAGCAGAATGCCGTGCTACGGCAGCTGGTAGGGGGCAAAGACATTGCGCCCGGCGCGGCCATTGCCAAAGGCACCAAAGTAGACTTGGAAGTAGGTGATGGCCTCGGCAACCAGGAATTCCCGGTGCCTAACCTCATCAACATGCCCGCCGACGAAGCCACCACACTGCTGGTAGGCCAGGGCCTGCAGCTGGGCGAAGTATTTTACCAGCCTGCCCAGGACGGCGAAACCGATGGCACGGTGGTGAAGCAGCGCCCCGTGGCTACTCCCGGCGCCACTATCCGCATGGGCCAGTTGGTTGATATCTGGGTGGCGGGCGACGAGCCGGTGAAGAGCGTTAACTAA